The Malus domestica chromosome 13, GDT2T_hap1 genome includes a window with the following:
- the LOC139190833 gene encoding uncharacterized protein: MYFDGSSTSILAGMGIVLQSPHQHRWFFSLKLDFDCTNNQAEYEALVIGLSVLHDLHAARVLVFDDSELVINQLNGTFRCMSCTLVPYHMVASYLAESFDDITFNHISRGENTVADELAQIASGAQLLEGKCGPMIPVLQQSYPALVNQQVLQRDQVIRTRVMSLPSLLEHEDPVDVCVVETLPNDWRMPIMQYLDNPRGKHDRKIRVHATNYVSYQNELYRKGEDDLLLLCLGPQEAAQAITEVHEGICGAHQLGRKMRWLLCRHGYFWPSILKDCIEYARRCV, translated from the coding sequence atgtatttcgatggttccaGCACGTCGATATTGGCCGGCATGGGGATCGTCCTCCAGTCTCCACACCAACACCGTTGGTTCTTTTCCCTTAAGTTGGATTTCGATTGTACCAACAATCAGGCCGAGTACGAAGCCCTTGTTATCGGCCTTAGCGTACTTCATGATTTGCACGCTGCTCGTGTCCTCGTTTTCGACGATTcagaacttgtgattaaccaactcaatGGAACTTTTCGATGCATGAGTTGCACTCTGGTGCCCTATCACATGGTTGCCAGTTACTTAGCCGAGTCATTCGACGATATCACATTCAATCATATTTCCCGTGGTGAGAACACCGTCGCAGATGAACTTGCTCAGATAGCCTCCGGAGCACAACTCTTGGAGGGCAAGTGTGGACCAATGATACCCGTTTTACAACAATCGTATCCAGCTTTGGTTAATCAACAAGTCCTTCAGCGCGACCAAGTCATCCGTACACGAGtaatgtccttaccttcgttgttgGAACATGAGGATCCTGTAGATGTTTGCGTGGTCGAGACGTTACCAAACGACTGGAGAATGCCAATTATGCAATACCTTGATAATCCCAGAGGCAAACACGACCGAAAAATAAGGGTCCATGCCACAAACTATGTCTCGTACCAGAATGAGTTGTATCGAAAAGGCGAGGACGATTTATTACTGTTATGCCTCGGCCCGCAAGAAGCCGCCCAAGCAATCACAGAGGTACACGAAGGAATTTGCGGAGCCCATCAATTAGGACGCAAGATGCGTTGGCTACTTTGCCGGCACGGTTACTTCTGGCCAAGCATATTGAAAGATTGTATTGAGTATGCACGAAGATGCGTCTAG